atttattttattaactttttaattatactaatttaaaatattaaaatttattttaaatatttattttaaaaaataataattaataataaattgatttaaacataaatataatatttagagattgATTTCGAACACATAAAATAccgtataaatatttttattattacgcCACATCATATgagattttcttattattttttttattaatgctattaaaagaaaatagctAGAGCATTTCCTAACTATGCAACTCAAATGAAACCACTAATATAACAAATTTTCAATTGTTACCGGTGCAACCATTAAAATAATCAtacacatatataaaaaaattataaataataaagattttaaattcTGAATACTCCAGCCCACTTAAAGAAAACTTGCCATTAACGTAATCTGTCTCTTTCACCAGTCCAATCTTTTGTCCATTGtctctcttttctttccttgttttttTCAAAACATTTCAAAACATTCTATCACTATTACATTTATATCTGTTAGAATAAATTATGGGAATAGCTCCTCCCATCTGTTACGGTCAGGAGACTAGTATTccgtttaaattaaaaacattcattgaattgaattaattttaagccACGAAAGGAGATAAGGAGATAGCTCCTTGACACCATCTAGCCTTAAGTTTCAGCCATCAAGTAAAAAAAAGAGGTTAAAGAACCTCGAGATACACCCCATCAAATACactaaataaaaaacaaaaagataaaTTCAAAAATAACTCTCTTGTTAATTAAATCTCTAATCCATCTCCTCCCATGGCTTTATACTTCCACTTATTCTTTAGATATAGCATTAAGAATTCATGACAGTTAACTCATTTGTATTTTGCAAAATCTAATGAAAGTTTGAGTGAGGTTTTTCAATTTTATGAGTCgcgaaattaaatttatgataaatttattatgaaaatcgaattatagaaaatataaaaatgattaTATAAAATAGATGTAAACAGTATTTTAAAGAAACTGagtttattctaaaattattatgaaaattaaatagtaaaatatcaaacttagggtgagcagtattcggttcaaactgaaaaaattgatcgaatcgaatcgatttgaaaatttgatttgattttttatatatttcggtttgattcagtttttaattttaaaaatttcgattatttcgattcggttttgatcaggaaaaaaccgaaaaaaccgaaccgaaccgattagtaataataatatatttttttaataatatatagaaattaaatcatattaaaatattttaattaaattttaaaatattaaaaataaagtgtataaaataaaaaaattattaaaaatcgaaaccgatcaaactgaatcgaaccgaaccgaatcagaccggttcgattcgattcggtttctgactaaaatcagttcggttcagttttcataaacactcaaatttcagtttttcggtttattcggttcggttcggttttgaaccgaaccgaccgaatgctcacccctaatcaaactatatagaaaaaaaaaaaaaaagaattgtaCAGAATAAGTGTGGCAGCATTTTGCTTTCCTCACTAATGTTTATATTCAATGGTATATCAAGTGACAAAATGCCACCTCAGCTAACCATTGTTCtataaaattctaaataatttacattcttcaaaaaaaaacttaaatttgaattaaattaataaataattttgcaaataaattatatttttatttgttgacaacaaaaaatcaaatgtttttgcattttttattaaaaaattatatgaattcaaTAATTACaggatgaatatatatatatatatatatatatagttgggCCTCCAATTTCATAAAAGAAGTTGGTCTGGGCTTCGGAGCTGTAGGGAACCCAACCCTGaaattttaaaagagtttttataaagtaatataaaaaaatgtttaaaataaaaattttaaaaatctttataAAAACTACAGTTTTCAATTTATCTCCTTAGGTGAAACATAAGgagataaataatattttaattaaattaatttagaaaccAACGATAGAAGATTAAAAATagttaaatgaaatttaaatcaaatttagaggagttttaaaaaataaattgaagctGAGGTGGAACTGGACCTAGAGTTGCAAGTGTGGCCTAAAAATAGCTGGCATGTATTAGGCTCTACAGGAAACCCAATTATGAAGttttacaaaattatataaaaatttttaagatttaaaaactatatttaaaactaaattttcaaaaaaaaaaaaactacagaAGAACTACAGTTTTCAATTTATCAAATTAATGAATTACAAAAATGttcctttaaaaattttaatcccttttaaaactttattttaaataataaaaaataccaCAAATATTCaatgtttataaaaaaatattttaattagtgaCAGATGCAAAAATTTTACTCAcactcaattttattttatcaaatctctaatttcatttatttttttaaaaaaattatctacaTTGATATGAAAGACAAATaagaattaataatatatataattaaaattacaatggctaaataatataaatatttgaaatattttgattttataaaatataatgatattttaattgattaattttaaaataagaaattatattaattattcttttatttatttaaaattttaaaaaattacataaatagtCCTAAATGATCTTGGCCCTAGTTAGATATACCGATTAGGAgctttaagtaaaaaaaattaatgattaaaataaaattttatagattaGAGAATAATGGAAGAAAAGTAAATAAGAGGGTGTGAATAGAAGTTGTAgcctaattataaaaataaaccaAATGTTTTAGCATTTTGGCAATCTAACAGTtagtaaaaattattaaaattttatttaatttcattaatcaAACCTTATATTTCATTTTTCCACTCGTTTATGACttactataaaaatttaaacttatcaCATTCATTTTCCTCTCATTTTCTATATCCGTTTCTTGAAATATTTGGTATAGGGGGGTAATACTTAAAACGACATGTAGTTTGATCTTCCAAGACATTGATAAAGCTCCAAATCCAGGCGGGGTTTGACAATAACTTCTAATGGATTTACTTTGGACAAGGAAATTCCAGGGCCTTCCTTCATACACACTGGTAAGCCTTTAACTGTCCTTAAATCAAATCCCTGAAGAACCCTAGCAAGGATCAAGTGAACCACTTTCAGGCCAAAAGTAATAGCAGGGCAAGACCTTCTCCCAGAGCTAAATGGAATGTACTCAAAATTTTGCCCTCTAAAATCAACATGAGCATGAGTCGTCAGGAACCTCTCTGGTTGAAACTCGCTAGGGTTTTCCCAGATGCGAGGGTCTCGTTGTAGCTTCCATATGTTAGCGACAAGTCGTGTGCCCTGAGAGACATGATACCCACCAAGATCACAGTCTTCCATGGCCTCACGTATCCCTGTTAGTGGACCAGGTGGATATAAGCGTAGAGTTTCTTTGACGATTGCTTGGAGATAGTTTAGTTTTTGAATATTTGATTCTTGTACCCATTTGTCTTTGCCAACATGGATGTCTAGCTCCTCTTGAGCTGATTTTAGCACACTCGGGTTGTTTAGTAGGAGAGAAAGTGCCCATGTCAATGTTACTGCTGTGCTTCCAGCTCCGGTTAGGGTTAGAATCTGTGAGAATATTCCAAATTTAGATGAATATTGGTGAAAAATACATCAAAATTCTAACTCCAAACAATATAAAGGGAGATtgcaaagtaaaaaataaataatttttagtaaTTTAAGATCAAAATACATCAAAATTTATATGAATCTATGCTTCGACAATATCTTTTCTGAAAATATTAAGATCTTAATCGTAAATGATTTTACCTATTTTAAATGTCTTATCGTAAGAAACATAATTTAGAATAATCGTACAACGCGTTTTACTTATTTTCTCAAGAAACAAACATCATTTTACTTAATGCGTTAATAACATGGACCCATCTCTATTTGTGGAATTGAGAACTAATTATTGATTAGTAAACGTACCATAACCATTGCCTTTACGACAGTATCTCGCGAATGGCCAGACATCACAGAATCTTCTGCAAGGTTTTCAAGCATAACATCCATCAAATCACTTTCACCAATACTGTCCTCCTTGGAGCTTTTTTTTCTCAGATGTTCCTCCAGCCAAGTTCCTACTACTGCGTCAATCTCCTTAGCGGTCCTCTTCATCGCACTGATATGCCCCTGATGATCCAACCATTCAAGCCACGGAATTGCATCCGACATCACAAAAATCCCGCTCAGATATAGAGCTTCTTCTATGGCCTTCTTGTATCTCCAGGGCTCGCTGTTTTCTTCCCCATATGTGCTGCTTGAAAATCTCTTCCCAGCTAGCATTTTCAGGTTTATATTGAACGTAACACGCTCCAACAATTTGCTTATGGTAACCTTGGCAAGATTGTTCGCATTCTCTGCACAAATATTGTACAAATCTTTCAAGAACATGTCCACTTCCGACAACCTCACATGCTTAAGAATTTCAAGCCGATGACTCGATAGAAGTTGAAGAGTAGCTAGCTTTCTCATGTCACGCCAATATTCTCCATATGGGGCTAATGCGAAGATTGCATTATTGTAACCCAAGTGTTTTCCTGCTGCTATGCTTGCTCTGGTAGCAAAAACTATGTCGTTTTTAGCCAAGCATTCCTTTACCATTTCCCAACCACTCACCACTAATATTCGGTTCATACCAAGTCTGAGTGAGTAAAAAGGGCCAGCTTTATCAGCGATGGCTCCAAGGATTTTGCAGGCTGGTTCTTTGCCACCTAAAAGATGCAAGTGACCAATCAAGGGCCATGCCCCGGCTGGTTCAGGGACTCTGTTTTTCTCTCTTTCGCTCTTTCTGTTCATAGTTCTCCATAAACTAAAGAGAAATATAAAAGCAAGAGCCCATATGACTGTTTTGATGTGAGAAGAGAAATCCATGGTGACATAGGGAGTTTTGGCTGCAATCTTGTCTAAAGTTAGATTGCTATTTATGAGAGAAATTGGAACTGTGACCCGTGGTTCAGCCTTTTTAACCTAgaattaggttttttttttttttttatgttatcaCTTctgattaatataattaaagaaaaGGTCATTTCTACGAAAAATTTatacaataattatatatataaaagggaCAAGCTTAAGAATAAAGACTACATAATGAATATGTCCAATCATGCATGAGAATAGGCAATGCAACATTTATCATGTGTAAAAGCCATTGAGTTCAATAGtctataatatttcattttctGCTTCTGTCCTTGTTTTCCTTTCATATgttaattttgtggtttattttgcctttttaatgaaaattttttatccgtATCAAAAGTTTTTTATATACCAGCCAATGGAAAGCCACCAAACAAGACATCTATGTCTTCAGTTGTCTTTTCTTTGGTCAAAGTGTTGTTGTCTCCTCCTTTTAATTCCATAAATTTTGTtgcttatataaaaaaaaatactcaagGACACCGACTGTTTCGAAACCATGGAGGCAAAGTGACAATCACGTAACACATGGAGAAAAGTTTCAGCATGGCCATGCAAAGATTGCAGCCATAGAAGCACTCTATTCTAGAGAATCTCTTACGAGTTAAGTCTTTACTTCCATTTCAATTATTATGCTTATGCAGTCTATTTTCTTGTCTTTTcaggtaaaataaaataaaataaccttttcttttttttgaatcaattatataaattattcaaataaaaatattacattaaACATAATACTTCAATAAAAGTTAAAACTGATTATGCTAAttgtttttgtaatttttaatttttaatatatgctaaataaaaatatattaagaaaaataaaatagcctataattttaagaaaaataagaaatataccTTTTTGGACGGAACAATATTATTATAGTATTGAAATGTCATCATGAAatgagaatttttaaaaaaaaagtaattaattaaaatcatttaattaatgTATTGTGTGTCTCACAAATTAAAGCATTTTTTTCTGATACATATTTAATTCACAATTTACGAGAATGATATCATGTCTGATTAAACTGATTATcgaaaatttagaattttatgatattatcggttttaattgaaatttaaacttGAAATTTCACATTTCTAAAAATGACTCATGCTGTGTCTCATTGTCTGCATAATATACAAGGACATGTGAAGCAAAATCTATATTCTTAATCAATCTTTCTTATTATAAAATTtgcttataattttaatcaaaatttgtaGAAATTAGACTTGACAAACCAAAAAGGAAAGGTAAAGCTGGCTAATGATCATTCGCCACTTTTGGTACCAAATGCGATGAAATTTACGCTGATATCATCAGAAAGAGACCATCGTCCGGTCAAGGGGTTGTAAACAAATCCAGCCATTTCTTTGACCTGGGAAACAGCAGAAGAACCAAAATACATACATGTGGCGGCGATAAAAGAAATGAAACAACAGAAGTAAAAAGTCTTACGTTGATAGAAGCACGTTGCAGGATCAATACTAACTCTTCAGGAGTCAGGAAACTTGACCATTGGTGCGTCCCTTTGGGAAGCTGCATATTTATTGTTAGCAACTCCACAAAGCAATACACTAAGAATAATAATATCCCAAAACCATAATTTTGAAGCAAGACCAAGCACAGATAACAGAACACAAGAATGCAGAGCAGATACAAGTAAAGAGTCCTACCCAATGGAGAAGGTACTCTGCTGCAACAATGGCTGTTGCATATGACCTCATAGATCGGTTAATCGTTGAAACCACAGTGGCACCACCTGGATGAGTTAATGCTGACAGAGACTTGCAGAATTCAGCAGGATCTGCCACGTGCTCAATTACCTTGAGAgaaaaatttatgaattgaCAACAAATTTTAATGCTTTTTCTTGTCAAAAGTATGTAATGCACTTAACCAAGTTTGAAACATGTTAATAAGCACATTGTTTTCCACTTCCTACTCTTCCTAGTTAATAGAATAAAAGCTTGGTCAAGTTATTCCACAATCATCACACAGATCTTCATGCATCAAATCTTAGCAGATATTTTACCCAATCTCAAACCCAAATTTGCAGCTATCAAATTGACTTTGATCTGTAATATCAACAAATGCATGCGCAACAtcttataaaagaaaatttttcttttttttttaaaagtcagccgatatataattttagcatttaaattattaaaatattataataatatatttatatcatattaatttgataatattatttataatataattttttataataataaatttttcataatatattttattaattttaatatattattgtaataataatataattaaataacactaattgtaaatttattgatacataattattatattttatataatttattatttttaatatataagagtattataaaaattaataaaaaaatatataaaaaatatttagaactatgatattaaatatgtacaattaaataatttattgaaagaaaaataaataaataaataatttaattaatataaatatttaaaattataaaaattaaattaacattgACTTATTCTTCTATCATTTAATCGTCTAAtcgcaaaataatattaattttataatattaaaattattaatattaataatatttttaattttaatattaataataaaatatattaaatattaatataatatattaatatttaaaattataaaataatattaagttGTCATTAAACctctataaaattattaaattatttataatttataaagataaataaattaaataattaattaactaatataaatatttaaatttataaaaattaaatttatattttattgaatcacagaataatattatttttaaaattatgaaatgacaTTATCattaaatactatttaattatagtattattatattaatatattaaaaataataaaatatatttaaaaaatttattattggcAGGAACAGGGGCAGATAAAAAAGAGGTCTTCTCTTTCAAAAGGCCTTCCTGGTCTTCTCCTTCCTGGActccattttttattttctctctgcaactcttgcctaaatatactactcttattcataaaatctgactggaacgtcggagggtctctaCCGAGGCATCCCCGATAGACCCCTGAccgtttttccttattttgcatGTCTCATCATCAAACAgaacattgagagacccatttgatggacccatatgatggaccaagaagataaccagatctatcatggagccggaggagaaaaagatttatcaaatgGTGCCGTTTGTGGAAAAATAACCTggtcctcatgagtacggtgcaCTGAGCGAGCACGCTCAGGCTTGTATGGGGGAGAAAGAACCCTATGCAGGTGGATCataggtatcccacatcggaaagaggttgaaaGGGAAAAGGCCTTATAAGTCTCTGCCCTTGAAActccagtggacgcgttttaaGCAAAACCGTGCGGCCTTGAGCCAAAGCGAACAATATTCACCGGTGTGGACCCAGGACCCAGATGATTCAACGtcatcaaatggcgccgtctgtaggaaacgaaagagattttactatctctaaagtttccagatccacccattgagatccacataaggtATAAAAGTTTGAGCgaataacccagctgaaaagaaagattcattgtgttaaagaatattttaatagtatttcagatagtttgttttaatatttattagattttattatggctgattttttctttgaaaccTGGTGGAGCAAAATTTCAAATCAGATCAGAGTACTTGTCTAtgagtataaattttaattttttttgtaaaaggaaaaaagaataagTAATATACATATTTGTTGAAACTGTGAGGTcggccatatatatatatatatatatatattgtaaagGTTAGATGGGCAGGTGGACTAAAAAAAAATGTGGAAAGAGCCTCGAGCTACCAAAGACACGTCGACCTGACGGGGAAGTTGCTGGTCTAGTCAAGCTCCAACAAATGAGGTCGACGCGATGTAGAAATGGACCAGATAGATGGACGTGATGGCGCCAAAGACACGCTGACCTGAGGAGGAAGTCGCTGGTCTGGTCGAACTCCAACAAATTAGGTTGGCGCGACACTGAAAGGAGGAAGCAGCGCGCCAATGCCCTGTTACCCTGTATCGGCGAAGAAATAAAGTAGGGTTGGGAGTCGGGACTTCAGAGACACAAGGACACAGAAATGGGAGGGAAAGGAAGGAAAAGGAGAGAGAAGAACTACAAAGCGGCGCATGGAGGCCATACCCGTCTCCCGCCGCCGCCCGACCATTCCCAAGTCGATGCTCTTCCCTCCAAACTTCACCATATCATGTCCTTCACTTCTCATCTTCTTGATGGTTCTGCTAAACCTTCCAAGTCTACTGAAGAGAAGAGGAAGCGGGGAGGCGGTAATGCTGAGAAGAAACTCCCTCCAGAGAATGCAATTACCTCAAAAGCTATTGTAGATGAAGGTGAAGATGAGAATCTCTTGACAACCCAACATTCAGATGATAGTGATGAGACTGTGAGGAGCAGCAACgatgaaaagagaaagaaaaagagaaagagaaagagaatgcAAGTCATTGATCTTTGGTTTGACACATCAATGGAGAAGACAAAATCCAAAACAGAAGAAGATTTGGACTTTCCTGGACATGAACAGATAAAATTTGGAGATGTAGTCCAAGCTCCACCAAAATTGGTTGTTGTTCCTAAGGTACTGAAGAATGTTCCAGAAGCATCACGAGAAAGGATTCGGTTACATGCTATTGAGGAATACAGGAAACATAAGGGATGGACCTCCAGGCCAAGGCTTAAGCTTCCTATTGTGACTGAAACGCATCCCATTTAATTGGGTGTAATACATGAGGACTGTAACCGGTGCCTTAATGTGCTTCAATTTTGTTGATGAATGGAGGGTGTCATCATAGAGTCTAAATTCCATCATCATCATTATTAAATTAGAATAGGAAAAccctttcaataaaaaaaaaaaaaagagagagaagaagaagagcaagAGTGGAaagagctcgagctgccaaagaCGCGCCGACCTGATGAGGAAGTCGCTGGTCTGGCCGAGCTCCAACAAGTGAGGTCGGCGCGACACTGAAATGGGCCAGATAAGAAGACATGATGGAGCCAACGCCACATCTGCAAATGAAGAAACCACAACTTTCAAGAATTAAAGCAGACACCACCAGATGATCAACTTTTGAATGGGAAGGCTCCAGCAGATCAAGCTCAAAAGGTCGGAAGAAGTAGTTGGTCTCGCATTTCTAGTCGAATGGCCAGACAACCCCCAAGATTCGAATACATACacctcctcttcctcttcttcgacGTTCCCTCTGATGACCACCGCCACTCCTTCATTGCTCATCCGCACAATTTCTTCATATTTCCTTGCCGAGAGCTAGCAGCTTGTTTGCAGCACCTAGTCGTATATACGGACTCCAAGAAGGACAGGGACTTACTTATGAAAGAAGGGAAGGATAATTACCTTAAAGAGGCAGAGATGAAAATCAGAGCTGCAATTGGGTTTCGCCATGTCATTGACCTTCTTTCTTCTGCACAAAAGTTGATTGTGGGTTACAATTGCTTTTTAGATATTCCAATAACGCGCGCCTTCCAAGGATGAAGAAATCAAGCACATCACTCTCTTCAGCGTTTTCTTTGCTCTGTCCGCAAATTGCTGTGAATTCGAATAAGAATCATGATTTGACATTTCGTCCGTGTGTAAATGTGGAGGTCGGTCGGCTAGTCGGAGTAGCAAGACCGAAAGGAGCTCGGCCCTGTTGGCCAGCTGGAAGACAAGTGCAAATCTCGAACTTGGGTGTAGTGGAGCACGACGACCGATTGAGCAGGTCGGCCAAATTGACAGATAGCAAATCTGGGAACAAATCTATCTCAACAAACAGTCCTAAGCTTGCTGAGGATCAACGTTAGGGTGGGCGCTGAGTTCTGATGCTGTCCACGAGACATGCAAGGTTGCATATCAAACTTAATGACCGCAAGAAAGGGTATCACAAGGAGCTGGCGACACGAGTTGTTTTAATGCATACAAAGCCTGCTAAATGGGTCTCGGCCATTGGAAGGAAGGGAACAACAGATTGAGTGATTCCAGTGAAGCTGGAAGGCTGCAGTGGGAGAAAATTGCAGAAGATCATGAGAGAGGAGCTCGGACTGCAGCAGGTCGGCTAAATACCGaaattatcaatttttcaaGATTGAGTTTGAGGGGATTGGAGTAAAGTGACGCGTCAACGCAACTCATACAAAAGTGGTTGACGTGGCTCTTAATTACTGGGAGGTAAGCACCCaaattctttacaaatattacaACAATGCCATCATAAATGATTTATTAGCTTACGCACGATCTAGTACTACTGCaagcaattaattattaatcatcATCATTGAAAACTGAAATATAGAGTTAAAGTGTCTTGTGCGACATATTATTTATcgatgaatattattgaattaacaacgagcctcctcgttatatacgctctgtgcaagctcttattttgcagaaaaattcagagaaaagagtaaggccaaagagcttgAATCTTGTCCAAGATCTCCCAGCCCCAGAAGACcgggatctcaaagatctcccggagcaaaaacggccggcgaagtTCTCAAAGaactcccggagcaaaaacgactggcgaggatctcaaagacctcccggagcaaaaacggccggcgaggatctcaaagACCTTCCGGagtaaaaacggccggcgaagatctcaaaagatctcccggagcaaaaacgggcggcgaagatctcaaataTCTCCCGGAGCGACAAAGGCCGGGATCCCCAAAGAATCTTCCGACGTCGTATGCTCACAGCAAACAGCGGTATACAATGACAAcacgcaaaaacaactcataagaacatagttccgacctcacataaaagattggggcacgggaccataaatgaaaagctaaactccgacctcccaaaggagctcgagtcataaggtaaagagactttgatctcacacaacagccaaaagcgCCAAAGTGCCATGCTGACCTCAAGAGGGTGCAGGAacagaaataaaagaattcGAATCCGACCTCTCAAAAGAGCTTGGATTACAGGCCAATAAGACCTCGATCTCACAAAATAACCAGCATGTAACGAAATTAAGCTAAGTCGCCTCAACACCTATATCGTGTAACAATGCGACCTACTAAAGGCCGAAGCAACGCTCACGGTGCCAAAACGCCAAAGCACtatgccgatctcaagaaaatgagctcggtaCTGGTAAACCCAATAGGCAGACCGAATTAAGGTGAGGCGAATCTTAAGCAAaatgcataccaaaatacaGAGCCAAACAaagaatcaggggcaatcataagaggccctgacctcgagaattgaccgctagcactaaaccaagctcaaccagcCTAGAGAGAGGTCTAAGCAGCAAAGAGCTCGCAAAACGCTCGAGGATAGACAGCCCCAAAAATACTCGGGGGCAAAAAACCCAACTAACCGCTACATACACGAGAGCCAAATGCTCAGATAATGCATCAAGGAGACAGGAGCAACGTAAAAAGCCAAATAAACCATTCTGAACGACCGAATAGGGCACTAGAAAGCTCTTACTCATTAGAATACGAAAGAATCGAACCGCAGTATGGTCAAATCCAAAACAGATAGTCCGACCTCTTCAATCTAGGGTCGATCTACCCAGAAGCTTGGGGGAATCTTATGTCTGTACCGGCAAGTCTATaagcctataaaagaaaagttaaaaccGAACAAACAGTCAGTCAGACTCAAACATAGCCTTTATAAGGCTCGACGAGAAAGTAAGAAATTAAGTCCGATTTCACAGaagagctcggggcaccaaagtAAAGAAAACAAAATCCAGAACTCTCGAGCTCATAATACAAGCAGCATCACGGGCTCTAGGCGTAAAAAcctaagcaaagaacaaaaatccGAGCTCTCGGACTCGCAGCAAGTAAACAATCAAGCTGAATAAAGCTAACTATAGAAGAAGCAACAGAAAGCCGAGCTCCCTATATGAAATGGCCTACCAATGCGAAATGCACAAAGGGATAAACGAAAGCGAAGAGTCGTATTCACAACTCGGATCCGCCCACAGTAAACAAAAGGCCAAGCTCCATTTCCTAGTGGAGCA
This genomic interval from Manihot esculenta cultivar AM560-2 chromosome 12, M.esculenta_v8, whole genome shotgun sequence contains the following:
- the LOC110628908 gene encoding dimethylnonatriene synthase, encoding MDFSSHIKTVIWALAFIFLFSLWRTMNRKSEREKNRVPEPAGAWPLIGHLHLLGGKEPACKILGAIADKAGPFYSLRLGMNRILVVSGWEMVKECLAKNDIVFATRASIAAGKHLGYNNAIFALAPYGEYWRDMRKLATLQLLSSHRLEILKHVRLSEVDMFLKDLYNICAENANNLAKVTISKLLERVTFNINLKMLAGKRFSSSTYGEENSEPWRYKKAIEEALYLSGIFVMSDAIPWLEWLDHQGHISAMKRTAKEIDAVVGTWLEEHLRKKSSKEDSIGESDLMDVMLENLAEDSVMSGHSRDTVVKAMVMILTLTGAGSTAVTLTWALSLLLNNPSVLKSAQEELDIHVGKDKWVQESNIQKLNYLQAIVKETLRLYPPGPLTGIREAMEDCDLGGYHVSQGTRLVANIWKLQRDPRIWENPSEFQPERFLTTHAHVDFRGQNFEYIPFSSGRRSCPAITFGLKVVHLILARVLQGFDLRTVKGLPVCMKEGPGISLSKVNPLEVIVKPRLDLELYQCLGRSNYMSF
- the LOC122721396 gene encoding ubiquinone biosynthesis O-methyltransferase, mitochondrial-like, which gives rise to MRSYATAIVAAEYLLHWLPKGTHQWSSFLTPEELVLILQRASINVKEMAGFVYNPLTGRWSLSDDISVNFIAFGTKSGE